Proteins encoded within one genomic window of Paraburkholderia sp. HP33-1:
- a CDS encoding ABC transporter substrate-binding protein has protein sequence MKTIRRLPALAAALALVTSAHAGTLNFNVAFKGANQRALWESVIADFEKANPDVKVKANFVEEEAYKVQLPAWLTTVAPDVVKWHEGERMAYYARRGLFEDLSADWQKNNWNTEFASLKQASSYAGKQYAVPTDYFSWGLFYRKDLFQKAGIASEPKTWDEFLEACRKLKAAGIAPIAVGGRDAWTLAAWFDYLDLRLNGYAFHMQLMNGQVPYTDARVKKVYQAWKTLIDEKYFIDNPLSYSLDSVQPLYIQGKAAMMLMGTFLSAGLPPSIKPETGYFQFPVVDPKVSAAEDGSAECLNIPARATNKADARRFLAYIARQDVDGKYAAAFGSLPANNQSPLPEDPIARKGFDILSKTTTGIAQFYDRDMTKEMADEGMKGMQRFVSDPSQLDAILAHLEQERQRIYQKS, from the coding sequence ATGAAGACGATTCGCCGACTGCCGGCGCTTGCCGCCGCGTTAGCCCTTGTCACCAGCGCTCATGCGGGCACCTTGAACTTCAACGTCGCGTTCAAGGGCGCTAATCAACGTGCCCTGTGGGAGAGCGTCATCGCCGACTTCGAGAAGGCGAATCCCGACGTGAAGGTGAAAGCGAATTTCGTCGAGGAGGAAGCGTACAAGGTTCAGCTGCCCGCATGGCTCACGACCGTCGCGCCCGATGTCGTCAAGTGGCACGAGGGCGAGCGCATGGCGTACTACGCGAGGCGCGGCCTGTTTGAAGACCTGTCCGCCGATTGGCAGAAGAACAACTGGAACACCGAGTTCGCGTCGCTGAAGCAGGCCTCGTCCTACGCTGGAAAGCAGTATGCGGTTCCGACCGACTATTTCTCGTGGGGGCTCTTCTATCGGAAGGACCTGTTTCAGAAGGCTGGCATCGCAAGCGAGCCGAAGACCTGGGACGAGTTTCTCGAAGCCTGCCGCAAGCTGAAAGCCGCGGGCATTGCGCCGATCGCCGTGGGTGGCCGCGATGCGTGGACGCTCGCGGCGTGGTTCGACTACCTCGACCTGCGGCTGAACGGCTACGCCTTCCACATGCAGCTGATGAACGGCCAGGTGCCCTACACGGACGCACGCGTGAAGAAGGTGTACCAGGCGTGGAAGACGCTCATCGACGAAAAATACTTCATCGACAACCCGCTCTCGTACAGCCTCGACTCAGTGCAGCCGCTCTATATCCAGGGCAAGGCCGCGATGATGCTGATGGGAACTTTCCTCTCAGCCGGCTTGCCCCCGTCGATCAAGCCGGAAACGGGCTACTTCCAGTTCCCGGTGGTCGACCCGAAGGTGTCTGCCGCCGAAGACGGGTCGGCGGAATGCCTCAACATCCCGGCGCGCGCGACGAACAAAGCGGACGCGCGGCGCTTTCTGGCGTACATCGCCCGGCAGGACGTGGACGGAAAGTATGCCGCCGCGTTCGGCTCGTTGCCGGCCAACAACCAGTCTCCGCTGCCGGAAGATCCGATCGCGCGCAAAGGCTTCGACATCCTGTCGAAGACCACGACCGGCATCGCGCAGTTCTACGACCGCGACATGACCAAGGAGATGGCCGACGAAGGCATGAAGGGGATGCAGCGCTTCGTGAGCGACCCGTCCCAGCTCGATGCGATCCTCGCTCATCTCGAGCAGGAGCGTCAGCGGATCTACCAGAAGTCGTAA
- a CDS encoding ABC transporter ATP-binding protein → MAAITLSEVSKAYGEHPPVLRDINLEIGANEFCVFLGPSGCGKSTLLRMIAGLEDPSEGEVRIAGKVVNDVPPSQRGVAMVFQSYALFPHMTVAENMGFGLKLARTPRDEIGRRVGKAAQTLQLDALLERKPAALSGGQRQRVAIGRAIVREPGVFLFDEPLSNLDAMLRGQTRVEIARLHNQFAQASTVYVTHDQIEAMTLGDKIVLLHAGKDAERFGSIAQIGAPLDLYHRPNSRFVAGFIGTPRMNFLQAKVVSSDALGVAVQLDGSGEMLRVSVSGAALTPSQPVTLGIRPEHLQAGKPPAADSAEMPPQVIARKVALVERLGEQSYLHLDDPAGAMLLAKVQGDTASQPGDTIRLTVPAPCCHLFTADGRAVPPLH, encoded by the coding sequence ATGGCTGCAATCACGTTGTCGGAAGTGTCCAAGGCGTACGGCGAGCATCCGCCGGTGCTGCGCGACATCAACCTGGAAATCGGCGCCAACGAGTTTTGCGTTTTCCTCGGCCCGTCCGGCTGCGGGAAGTCAACGCTGCTGAGGATGATCGCGGGGCTCGAGGATCCGAGCGAAGGCGAGGTCAGGATCGCGGGCAAGGTCGTGAATGACGTGCCGCCGTCGCAGCGCGGCGTGGCGATGGTGTTCCAGAGCTATGCGCTGTTTCCGCACATGACGGTGGCCGAGAACATGGGCTTCGGCTTGAAGCTCGCCAGGACACCGCGCGATGAAATCGGGCGCAGGGTCGGCAAGGCGGCGCAAACGCTGCAGCTCGACGCGCTGCTCGAGCGCAAACCGGCCGCGCTGTCGGGCGGGCAGCGGCAGCGGGTGGCGATTGGCCGCGCGATCGTACGCGAACCAGGCGTGTTCCTGTTCGACGAGCCGCTTTCGAATCTGGACGCCATGCTGCGCGGGCAGACGCGCGTCGAAATCGCCCGGCTGCACAACCAGTTCGCGCAGGCCAGCACGGTCTACGTCACCCATGACCAGATCGAGGCCATGACGCTGGGCGACAAGATCGTGCTGCTGCATGCGGGCAAGGACGCCGAGCGCTTCGGCAGCATCGCGCAGATCGGCGCGCCGCTCGACCTGTATCACCGCCCGAACAGCCGCTTCGTCGCAGGCTTCATCGGCACGCCCCGCATGAATTTTCTGCAGGCCAAAGTCGTGTCAAGCGATGCGCTCGGCGTCGCGGTACAGCTCGACGGTTCTGGCGAGATGCTGCGCGTGTCGGTGTCCGGCGCCGCGTTGACGCCTTCGCAGCCGGTCACGCTCGGCATTCGTCCCGAGCACTTGCAGGCAGGAAAGCCGCCTGCGGCCGATAGCGCCGAGATGCCGCCGCAGGTCATCGCACGCAAGGTCGCGCTCGTGGAACGGCTTGGCGAGCAGAGCTATCTGCATCTCGACGACCCGGCCGGCGCGATGCTGCTGGCGAAGGTGCAGGGCGACACGGCCAGCCAGCCAGGCGACACGATTCGACTCACGGTGCCGGCGCCATGCTGTCACCTCTTCACAGCGGACGGCCGCGCCGTGCCGCCGCTTCATTAA
- a CDS encoding LacI family DNA-binding transcriptional regulator → MDRKRDAAATIKDVAEHAGVSPMTVSNVLRGKGRVSEETRRRVLEVAERQGYRPNLAARALVERKAPTLALMLGCITNPFYPEYTLATNLAALRHGRYLLVCNTDHEQDGGTRFLEEVGGSLADGVLVANHGDLPVEQLREVEARGIPVVISIWELPDEPPGIPCVAFDSKAAGRIATDHLIELGHRRIGAVIGSPKMGIHRGRYRGYRDALRSARIRASAADERFVSDSYESGYDAALELLRAHPDLTALFVSNDLPALGALNAAADLGLNVPRDLSVVSITDIEPAQRSRPSLTTVAIPTEEIAFRSVELLLALMSGHPGIESVVETSKPFLVKRGSTAPVKRN, encoded by the coding sequence ATGGACAGGAAACGAGACGCAGCGGCGACCATCAAGGACGTTGCGGAACATGCGGGTGTTTCACCCATGACGGTATCGAACGTGTTGCGCGGCAAGGGGCGCGTGAGCGAGGAAACGCGCCGGCGCGTGCTCGAGGTTGCCGAGCGCCAGGGGTATCGCCCCAACCTGGCCGCGCGGGCGCTCGTTGAGCGGAAAGCGCCGACGCTGGCCCTGATGCTCGGCTGCATCACCAACCCGTTCTACCCGGAATACACTCTCGCGACGAATCTGGCGGCCCTTCGGCACGGACGATACCTGCTGGTCTGCAATACCGATCATGAGCAGGACGGCGGCACACGTTTTCTGGAGGAAGTCGGGGGGTCGCTCGCGGATGGCGTGCTGGTCGCCAATCATGGCGATTTGCCCGTCGAGCAGTTGCGCGAAGTCGAGGCGCGCGGCATCCCTGTCGTCATCAGCATCTGGGAGTTGCCCGACGAACCGCCCGGCATTCCATGCGTTGCATTCGATTCGAAGGCGGCCGGGCGGATCGCCACCGATCACCTGATCGAGCTCGGCCATCGACGGATCGGCGCCGTCATCGGCAGCCCCAAGATGGGCATCCATCGAGGCCGTTACCGCGGCTATCGCGACGCGCTGCGCAGCGCGCGCATCCGCGCCAGCGCCGCCGACGAACGGTTCGTCAGCGACAGCTACGAAAGCGGCTATGACGCCGCGCTCGAATTGCTGAGGGCGCACCCGGACCTGACCGCCCTCTTCGTCTCCAACGACCTCCCCGCGCTCGGGGCGCTCAATGCGGCAGCCGACCTCGGCCTGAACGTGCCGCGCGACCTGTCGGTCGTGAGCATCACCGATATCGAGCCCGCGCAACGCTCGCGGCCTTCGCTCACCACCGTCGCGATCCCCACCGAGGAGATCGCATTCAGGAGCGTGGAGTTGTTGCTCGCGTTGATGTCGGGACACCCCGGCATCGAGAGCGTAGTCGAGACGTCCAAGCCCTTTCTCGTCAAACGTGGTTCCACCGCACCCGTCAAGCGAAACTAA